In Selenomonas sp. TAMA-11512, a genomic segment contains:
- the lepA gene encoding translation elongation factor 4, whose amino-acid sequence MQNKFIRNFSIIAHIDHGKSTIADRLIEYTGALTEREMEAQVLDNMELERERGITIKAQTVRLSYKGKNGSIYELNLIDTPGHVDFTYEVSRSLAACEGALLVVDAAQGVEAQTLANVYMALENDLEIIPVINKIDLPSADPDRVKQEIEEVIGLDASEAVLASAKSGIGIKQILDAVIERIPAPGGRDDAPLKALIFDSYFDSYKGAIAHVRLMEGHIKKGMQLKMMATGKVFDVTDVGCFTPAPVNMGGLSVGEVGFVAGSLKDVRDVRVGDTITGVENPAAEALPGYRGVTPMVYCGLYPVDSSDYDNLKDALEKLQLNDAALVFEPETSVALGFGYRCGFLGLLHMDVIQERLEREYKMKLITTAPSVIYHVFKTDGEMLTVDNPSKLPPPTHIEHIEEPYVKATVIVPNDYVGAVMEISQDKRGEFVSMDYLDVNRVMIIYHIPLSEIIYDYFDRLKSATRGYASLDYALADYKESKLVKLDILLNGDPVDALSTIVHRDRAESRGRSLAQKLKGIIPQQMFEIPIQAAVGNKVIARENVRAMRKDVLAKCYGGDISRKRKLLEKQKEGKKRMKSVGSVEVPQEAFMAILKID is encoded by the coding sequence ATGCAGAATAAGTTTATCCGGAATTTCTCGATTATCGCACATATTGACCATGGGAAGTCGACCATCGCCGATCGTCTCATCGAATACACGGGGGCGCTTACGGAGCGCGAGATGGAGGCGCAGGTGCTTGACAACATGGAGCTGGAGCGTGAACGCGGCATTACGATCAAGGCGCAGACGGTGCGCCTCTCCTATAAGGGCAAGAATGGCAGCATCTATGAGCTCAACCTCATCGATACACCGGGCCATGTCGACTTCACCTATGAAGTCTCGCGCTCTCTTGCAGCGTGCGAAGGCGCGCTTCTCGTCGTCGACGCGGCGCAGGGAGTCGAAGCGCAGACGCTGGCGAATGTCTATATGGCGTTGGAAAACGATCTCGAAATCATTCCGGTCATCAACAAAATCGATCTGCCAAGCGCGGATCCAGATCGTGTCAAGCAGGAAATCGAGGAGGTCATCGGACTCGACGCGTCGGAAGCCGTGCTGGCATCGGCGAAATCCGGTATCGGCATTAAGCAAATTTTAGATGCCGTTATCGAGCGTATCCCGGCGCCGGGGGGACGAGATGACGCGCCCTTGAAGGCGCTGATCTTTGATTCGTACTTTGATTCATACAAAGGCGCGATCGCCCATGTTCGGCTGATGGAAGGCCATATCAAAAAGGGTATGCAGCTTAAGATGATGGCGACGGGCAAGGTCTTTGACGTGACGGATGTCGGCTGCTTCACGCCCGCGCCTGTCAACATGGGCGGATTGTCTGTCGGCGAAGTCGGCTTTGTCGCAGGCAGCTTGAAGGACGTGCGCGACGTGCGTGTCGGAGACACGATCACAGGCGTCGAGAATCCGGCGGCGGAGGCTCTGCCGGGGTACCGAGGCGTCACGCCGATGGTCTACTGCGGGCTCTATCCAGTAGACAGTTCAGACTATGACAATCTGAAGGATGCGCTGGAAAAGCTCCAGCTGAATGACGCGGCGCTTGTCTTCGAGCCGGAGACATCGGTCGCGCTCGGCTTCGGTTATCGCTGCGGCTTCCTCGGACTTCTGCACATGGATGTCATTCAGGAGCGCTTGGAGCGTGAATACAAGATGAAGCTCATCACGACGGCGCCCTCGGTCATATATCACGTATTCAAAACGGACGGGGAGATGCTGACGGTGGACAATCCGTCGAAGCTGCCGCCGCCGACGCACATCGAGCATATCGAGGAGCCGTATGTCAAGGCGACGGTCATCGTACCGAACGACTATGTCGGGGCGGTCATGGAGATATCGCAGGATAAGCGCGGCGAGTTCGTCAGCATGGATTATCTCGACGTCAACCGTGTCATGATCATCTACCATATTCCATTGAGTGAAATCATCTATGACTACTTTGATCGTCTGAAGTCGGCAACGCGCGGATACGCCTCGCTTGACTATGCACTCGCCGACTATAAGGAGTCGAAGCTCGTCAAGCTGGACATCCTCCTGAACGGAGATCCCGTCGACGCGCTTTCGACGATTGTCCACAGAGACCGTGCGGAGAGCCGCGGTCGATCGCTTGCGCAGAAGCTCAAGGGAATCATTCCGCAGCAGATGTTTGAGATACCGATTCAGGCGGCGGTAGGGAATAAGGTCATTGCCCGTGAAAATGTGCGCGCGATGCGCAAGGACGTCCTGGCGAAGTGCTACGGCGGTGATATCTCACGCAAGAGGAAGCTCCTTGAGAAGCAGAAGGAAGGCAAGAAGCGCATGAAGTCGGTCGGCAGCGTTGAGGTGCCGCAGGAGGCGTTCATGGCGATCTTGAAGATTGACTGA
- the hemW gene encoding radical SAM family heme chaperone HemW, with amino-acid sequence MEGIGLYIHIPFCRSKCGYCDFASRAGAEHLMPRYVNALCRELDVCAAERLKGSVQLRTLYIGGGTPTVLPAEEMERILDRVRSLFSLTSDAECTIEANPGTVTKSSLERLHSAGMNRISFGVQSFSDAILKGLGRVHMSEEARDAILLAQEAGFLNTSLDLMYGLPSQTMEDLERSVEEALTLPVSHISVYGLQVEAGTPFYTRFERGQLALPADETVDAMYDYLTKRLPAAGYSRYEISNYAREGFESRHNLSYWQDVPYLGVGASAHSYLGNVRYENVREAEAYIECVESGQSPRRIERKPDQSAHMEEVAFLSLRMAEGLSKARFEETFGVSLEEVYRDAIERCTRKGLLEETKTHIRLNSLGMKYGNQVFAEFLL; translated from the coding sequence ATGGAAGGCATCGGACTCTACATACACATTCCCTTTTGCCGGTCGAAGTGTGGTTATTGTGACTTTGCGTCCCGGGCGGGAGCGGAGCATCTGATGCCGCGCTATGTCAACGCGCTGTGCCGCGAGCTGGATGTATGCGCTGCCGAGCGTCTCAAGGGCAGCGTGCAGCTTCGCACGCTGTATATCGGCGGCGGGACACCGACGGTCTTGCCGGCGGAGGAAATGGAGCGCATCCTGGACAGGGTGCGCTCCCTCTTTTCCCTTACATCGGATGCGGAGTGCACGATAGAGGCGAATCCGGGAACGGTAACGAAGTCTTCCTTAGAGCGCCTGCATTCGGCGGGCATGAATCGAATCAGCTTCGGCGTGCAGTCCTTTTCCGATGCGATTTTAAAAGGATTGGGGCGTGTCCATATGTCGGAGGAGGCGCGTGACGCCATTCTCCTTGCGCAGGAAGCGGGATTTTTGAACACCAGTCTGGACCTCATGTACGGGCTTCCGTCGCAGACGATGGAAGACCTCGAGCGGAGTGTCGAAGAAGCGCTTACGCTCCCTGTCTCGCACATCTCTGTCTATGGCCTGCAGGTCGAAGCGGGGACTCCGTTTTATACGCGTTTCGAGAGGGGCCAGCTTGCGCTTCCCGCCGATGAGACGGTGGATGCGATGTACGACTATCTGACGAAGCGACTCCCTGCTGCCGGCTATTCGCGCTATGAGATATCGAACTACGCGCGCGAGGGCTTCGAGAGCCGTCATAATCTCTCCTATTGGCAGGATGTGCCGTATCTCGGCGTCGGCGCGTCGGCGCACAGCTATCTGGGGAATGTCCGATATGAAAATGTGCGGGAGGCGGAGGCGTACATCGAATGCGTTGAGTCGGGGCAGTCACCGAGGCGAATCGAGCGGAAGCCGGATCAATCGGCGCACATGGAGGAGGTCGCGTTTCTTTCGCTCCGCATGGCAGAGGGGCTTTCCAAGGCGCGCTTTGAAGAGACGTTTGGAGTATCCTTGGAAGAGGTCTATCGTGACGCCATCGAGCGCTGCACGCGTAAAGGACTCCTGGAAGAGACAAAAACGCATATCCGATTGAACTCGTTAGGAATGAAATACGGCAATCAGGTGTTTGCGGAATTTTTACTGTGA
- a CDS encoding YjfB family protein, with product MEMSIAAMSVGLSEMKMQQELGISVMKMAMNSSLQGADELLSELEASIDPNLGNIVDIQA from the coding sequence ATGGAAATGAGCATAGCTGCCATGAGCGTCGGTTTGTCTGAAATGAAGATGCAGCAGGAGCTGGGCATCTCGGTCATGAAGATGGCGATGAACAGCAGCCTGCAGGGAGCGGATGAGCTTCTTTCGGAGCTCGAGGCAAGCATTGACCCGAATCTTGGCAATATCGTAGACATTCAGGCATAA
- a CDS encoding FAD-dependent oxidoreductase has product MAVHAINEAKRCLQCKKPLCQIKGCPVQTHIPEMIRLFLEGKIEEAGEMLFENNPMSAVCSAICDHEAQCEGNCIQGRKNAPVQISAIEHYISEAYLNRLSMNRLPSKGQRVAVIGAGPAGMTVAFKLGKLGYDVTLFERKNFVGGLLRYAIPNFRLSRSIVDSYDKKLRELGIHLRPNTTIGGAIKLDALFEDGYEAVFMGTGAWRARGLGVKGESLGNCHYAIDYLQNPDSYVLGDTVAVIGAGNSAMDAARTAIRRGAKKVTIYARSKVRASQTELDYTEADGVRFELGMGVHSITEEGPMLYKRHFDEEGNLISEDEPQLIPADSVIIAVSQKPKDKIARTTTGITFNERGLVEVDENMQTKHEGVYSAGDVVLGSMNVVMAVRDAKIAAAAMDAYLTEKRCLAAEKLAKNVCPMENIS; this is encoded by the coding sequence ATGGCTGTTCACGCGATTAACGAAGCGAAACGATGTCTTCAATGCAAGAAACCCCTCTGTCAGATCAAAGGGTGTCCCGTCCAGACGCATATCCCGGAAATGATACGGCTCTTTCTGGAGGGTAAGATTGAGGAAGCCGGCGAGATGCTCTTTGAAAATAATCCGATGAGCGCCGTCTGTTCCGCAATCTGTGATCATGAGGCTCAGTGTGAAGGGAACTGCATCCAGGGGCGCAAGAATGCTCCTGTGCAGATTTCTGCAATTGAACACTATATTTCAGAGGCGTACCTGAACCGGCTCAGCATGAATCGTCTTCCAAGCAAGGGGCAGAGGGTGGCTGTCATCGGCGCTGGCCCTGCGGGCATGACGGTCGCCTTCAAGCTGGGAAAGCTGGGCTATGACGTCACGCTTTTTGAGCGCAAGAATTTCGTGGGCGGGCTTCTTCGCTATGCGATACCGAACTTTCGCCTGTCACGCAGCATCGTTGATTCCTATGACAAGAAGCTGCGTGAGCTGGGGATTCATCTGCGTCCGAATACGACCATCGGCGGAGCGATCAAGCTCGATGCGCTTTTTGAAGACGGATATGAGGCTGTCTTTATGGGGACCGGCGCTTGGCGCGCTCGAGGACTGGGCGTCAAAGGCGAGAGTCTCGGGAACTGTCACTATGCGATCGATTATCTTCAGAATCCGGACAGCTATGTGCTGGGAGATACGGTCGCTGTGATCGGTGCAGGCAATTCGGCCATGGATGCGGCGCGCACGGCCATTCGCCGGGGCGCGAAGAAGGTCACCATTTATGCCCGCTCCAAGGTGCGTGCGAGCCAAACCGAGCTTGATTATACGGAGGCGGACGGCGTCCGCTTTGAGCTGGGAATGGGTGTACACTCCATTACCGAGGAAGGGCCGATGCTTTACAAGCGTCATTTCGATGAGGAAGGCAATCTCATCAGTGAAGATGAGCCGCAGCTGATTCCCGCAGACAGCGTGATCATTGCTGTCAGCCAGAAACCGAAGGATAAGATTGCCCGTACGACAACGGGAATTACCTTTAATGAGCGCGGTCTGGTGGAAGTCGATGAGAATATGCAGACAAAGCACGAGGGCGTATACTCGGCAGGCGACGTTGTTCTGGGATCGATGAATGTGGTCATGGCGGTGCGGGACGCGAAGATTGCTGCGGCTGCCATGGATGCGTATTTGACGGAAAAACGATGTCTTGCTGCAGAAAAGCTCGCGAAAAATGTTTGTCCTATGGAAAATATATCCTGA